One part of the Solanum dulcamara chromosome 8, daSolDulc1.2, whole genome shotgun sequence genome encodes these proteins:
- the LOC129898618 gene encoding calcium-dependent protein kinase 24, with protein MGTCMSAQNASFLKRNRMRPTPIDQETCSKSTSRTSVPKSQKFSRPINVVMDPSGDDIYQRYEFGKELGRGEFGITYQCVDKISGENVACKTIAKSKLRTEIDVEDVRREVVIMRHLPKHPNIVTYKEVYEDKEAVYLVMELCEGGELFDRIVARGHYTERAAALVTKTILEVVQVCHKHGVIHRDLKPENFLYANASENAQLKAIDFGLSIFFEPGQKFCEIVGSPYYMAPEVLRRNYGPEVDVWSAGVILYILLCGVPPFWAETEEGIAHAIVKGTIDFNRDPWPRVSDEAKDLVKGMLDANPYNRFTVEEVLEHHWIQNADKVSNVCLGEGVRAKIKQFTLMNKFKKKVLRVVADNLPQDQVHGIKQMFYMMDTDKNGNLSFQELKDGLHMMGQTVAEPEVQLLMDAADVDGNGMLNCEEFVTMAVHLQRLSNDDHIRHAFLQFDKNKSGFIEFEDLKISLFDDNLAPQNDQVINDIIFDADLDKDGRISYQDFKVMMSTGTDWKMGSRQYSKAMLNALSMRLFKDKSMQLKN; from the exons ATGGGAACATGCATGTCTGCACAAAATGCAAGTTTCTTGAAAAGGAATAGGATGAGGCCTACTCCTATTGATCAAGAAACATGTTCCAAGAGCACAAGCCGGACATCCGTACCTAAATCCCAGAAATTTTCGAGACCAATAAATGTCGTGATGGATCCATCTGGCGATGACATTTACCAAAG GTATGAGTTTGGGAAGGAGTTAGGAAGAGGGGAGTTTGGGATAACATACCAATGTGTAGACAAGATAAGTGGGGAGAATGTGGCATGTAAAACAATAGCAAAGAGCAAGTTGAGGACAGAGATAGATGTGGAAGATGTGAGGAGGGAAGTGGTTATTATGAGGCATTTGCCTAAACACCCTAATATTGTTACCtacaaagaagtttatgaagaTAAAGAAGCTGTTTATCTTGTCATGGAACTTTGTGAAGGTGGAGAACTATTTGATAGAATTGTTGCAAGAGGACATTATACTGAAAGAGCTGCTGCTCTTGTTACAAAAACTATTCTTGAAGTTGTCCAG GTATGCCACAAGCATGGGGTAATTCATCGAGACCTTAAACCTGAGAACTTTTTATATGCCAATGCAAGTGAAAATGCTCAATTAAAGGCCATTGATTTTGGCCTTTCCATTTTCTTTGAACCTG GTCAGAAATTTTGTGAAATAGTAGGAAGTCCGTATTACATGGCTCCGGAAGTTCTTAGAAGAAATTATGGACCAGAAGTTGATGTGTGGAGTGCTGGTGTTATTCTTTACATTTTGTTATGTGGTGTTCCACCTTTTTGGGCAG AAACCGAAGAAGGAATTGCACACGCAATAGTGAAGGGTACAATAGACTTTAACAGAGATCCATGGCCAAGAGTATCTGATGAAGCTAAAGATCTTGTCAAAGGAATGCTTGATGCTAATCCTTATAACAGGTTTACTGTTGAAGAAGTCCTTG AACATCACTGGATACAGAATGCAGACAAGGTCTCTAATGTTTGTTTGGGAGAAGGAGTGAGAGCCAAGATTAAGCAATTCACTTTGATGAATAAATTCAAGAAGAAAGTTCTAAGA GTTGTAGCAGATAACTTACCGCAAGATCAAGTACACGGAATAAAACAAATGTTTTATATGATGGACACTGACAAAAATGGAAACCTAAGTTTCCAAGAACTCAAAGATGGTTTACATATGATGGGCCAAACTGTTGCTGAACCTGAAGTCCAATTGTTAATGGATGCT GCTGATGTTGATGGAAATGGAATGTTGAATTGTGAGGAATTTGTGACAATGGCTGTGCACTTGCAAAGGTTAAGCAATGATGATCATATTCGACATGCATTCCTCCAATTTGACAAGAATAAAAGTGGATTTATTGAGTTTGAAGACTTAAAAATCTCTTTGTTTGATGATAATCTTGCCCCCCAGAATGATCAAGTTATTAATGACATCATATTTGATGCTGATTTGGATAAG GATGGAAGGATAAGTTATCAAGATTTCAAGGTGATGATGTCAACAGGAACAGATTGGAAAATGGGTTCACGCCAATACTCAAAAGCAATGCTGAATGCGCTTAGCATGAGACTTTTCAAAGACAAATCCATGCAATTGAAAAATTAA
- the LOC129899325 gene encoding succinate dehydrogenase subunit 7A, mitochondrial-like produces the protein MAFFLNKTVLSKLRLNAQKTDESLMLSRRGIHIEPGVREKALLAADPSLKRFKSHKQSVRTLKRVGDVLTIVVVAGCCYEIYVRAVMREEARKKAEGST, from the exons atggcGTTTTTCCTGAACAAAACAGTCTTGTCTAAGCTTCGACTCAATGCTCAG AAGACTGATGAATCTTTGATGCTATCACGACGTGGGATACATATCGAACCCGGGGTTCGCGAGAAGGCT CTCTTGGCAGCGGATCCCTCCTTGAAACGCTTTAAATCACATAAACAGAGTGTGCGAACCCTCAAAAGGGTGGGAGATGTTCTAACTATTGTTGTAGTAGCAG GATGTTGTTATGAGATATATGTGAGAGCTGTTATGCGGGAAGAAGCAAGGAAGAAGGCAGAAGGAAGCACATAA